The nucleotide sequence GCGACGAGTTCTTCCGTCTCACGACAAGCGGTTCCATTGCCAATGACGATCACCTGACAGCGATGTTCACGGATCAGCGATGCCAGCTTGGCCTTTGACTCCTGCTTTTTCTCGTCCGATAGAATGTACATCACGTCGACGACAACAACGCCGCCGACTTCATCCAGGACTGCCAGCTTGCATCCCGTTCGGAAGCCCGGATCGATCGCCAGCACTCGCTGGTTATGCAGGGGGGGTTGCAGCAGCAGGTTTCGGAGGTTCTGTGCAAAGACCGAGATTGCATGCCGCTCGGCCTTTTCCGTCAGGTCCCGACGGAACTCACGATCGAGCGCCGGCTGAATGAAACGCCCCAGCGCATCGAGAGCACATTCAGTCATGAACTCCCGGCACCGATGCTGATCGATCTTAAGGTGATCCCGGGTCACTTTCAGGGCTCGATCGTCATCCCAATTGAAGCTGACTCGCAGAGCCTTCAATTCTTCCCCACGATTGAGCGCCAGGATGCGATGAGGGGGGATCTTCGAGACCGGTTCCGTGTATTCGAAGTAATCGCGAAACTCGGGATGGGATTGATCGGCACTCTTCGTACCGAACGAAGCCAGTCGACCCGTCTCCCGCGCAATCTTACGACAGAGTTCCCGCAGATTGGCATCGTCGCCAATCCGTTCTGCGATGATGTCGGCGGCCCCTTCCAGCACTTTCGACTGGTCAGGCAATTCCTTTTCCGCACTGACGTAACGCGCGGCGTTCCCGGGCAGTTCTGCCTGTGTGATGGTCTGGTTCCAGATGGCATCTGCCAACGGCTCCAGCCCTCGCTCTTTTGCCATGGTGGCACGCGAGCGACGTTTAGGCCGGTACGGCAGATAGAGATCATCGAGCCGCTTGAGCGAATCAGCCTGCTCGATCTCGGACTTCAATTGCGGGGTCAATTTTCCCTGAGCTTCGATCAAGCGAAGAATGTCCGCGGCCCGTTCAGCGAGGTGCCGCAAGGACAGGACCCGTTCCTGAATGGCACGGATCTGCTCTTCGTGCAGATTGCCCGTCCGTTCTTTCCGGTATCGCGTGATGAAAGGAACTGTGTTCCCGTCATCCAGCAATTGCACGGTTTGCTGTACCTGGTCGTACCGCAGGTGCAATTCTGCGGCTACGCGTTTGACGTCCACGTCACGTGGCTGATGCTGATCCGTCATGAACACCATCCGTACCCCGCAGGGCCTGACTCGCCGCTTAAAAATCGTGATGCCGTATCGACGCACAAACAGTTCGAAATCGGCAGCGAATGATATCGCATTTTCATGTCGCCAGGGGAAGTGACAACACCACTTCTTAATCGATTACCCAATCCCTCGCGCGACCACTGCAGTGTCTCTGAAACGCGTCCACAATCCAACCCCTGAATCATGAGAGTCCGTGACCTCGATCTGCGTAGAGTCCTCCTCACCGAACTCTTACTCATGAGCATGTCACTCTCGTCCGTTCGGTTGTCTTTTTTACGCCCTCCTCATGACCGATGACCTCTCCCTTTATGCGCCGTTTCCGAACCCCGGCTGCCGCAATTCATTCCTGCGACACTCGTCTCGCAGTGACACGACATCGCTCATACAGCAGGTGCCGAGCAGAAACAGATGAGAAGCCCCATGTTCCGGGACAGTAGGGCATCAAGGGCTTCATACTTGGGAAGAAGACACGTCGCAGAGAATGAGTTCCCTGCTGCCGGGCGCTTGCTTCGAGCATCGATTACGTAGACACTCTGCATCCTGTTGCCTCTCCTGTTCAAACACAAAGCTGGGGATTGTCATGCGGAAGAATTCGGTCAAGGCGGCGCTCAAAGCGGGATTGCCACAAGTGGGTACGTGGCTGTCACTGGGGAACGTATTCGCGGCCCGACTGATGGCACGCGTTGGGTTTCCCTGGCTGACAGTTGATCTGGAGCACTCACCGATCGGCTGGGACAACGCCGGGCAACTGTTCGGAGCTGTCGCCGACGCCGGTTGTATCTGCCTGGCACGTGTCCCCCGCGGCGATCACGACTACATCAAGCGTGTGCTTGACGCAGGGGCACACGGCATCGTCGTCCCGATGGTCAACACCGTTGCAGAAGCCAAACTGGCCATTGCAGCCGCAAAGTACCCTCCCACCGGAAACCGATCAGTGGGAGGAGGTATGCACGCGATGAACTTCAACGCGACGGCCGGTGACTACTACAAGTATGCGAATGACGAAGTTCTCGTCGTCCTGCAGACCGAGTCTCCTGAAGGGGTGCGGAATGCAGAAGAGATTTACAGCCTGCCAGGCGTCGACGCCATTTTTGTTGGTCCGAACGACCTGTCGTTCCAGATGCGAGGTCCCGATGGAAAGGACCCCAGCCCGGAAGAATTCGAAGCCATGCTGCAGAAGATTCTCTCCATCGGAAAGAAATGCGGGACCCCCGTCGGCCTTCACGTCCAGACGGTCGAAGCCGCGCAGATGCGTATCGAACAAGGCTGGCAGTTCATTGCACTCGGTAGCGAACTGCGGTTTATGGTCTCGGAAGCTCAACGAACGGTCGAAGGCCTCGGACTGACCAAATCCGGAGATCTCGCCCGGTATTAATCTGGTTCACTCGTCCTGATTGCATTTCCACCATGGGGGGATTTGCCCGCAGCACCGAACGGATGGGGTTGAACCGACAGTTGATGCTGCTGGCTCTCTTTCTGTAATGATCCGCCATGAAGCAGCAACAAAGCCGGGATGTTGTCCCGGCTTTCTTTTTTGTACTCCGTTCATGCGTCTGCGCGGGTTTGCGAAATCTCGATTGCCCGGATGTCCCCCAGGCGTCTTGCACACCCGACCCTGGTGATCGTTCCCAAAGCTGGGACTGGTAACACTGCTGGAACGAAGAAGTGTTGAACGAACCAGAGACCGATCAACCGATAAAGCGGGCGTAAAGTCCTCGCGCGACGTTGATATCGTCCGTTCCCTGAATGATGGCGCGGCCGTCTCGGAAGATCGTCAGCTCATAGGAGGGATTGTTCAGCGTCAGCCGCACGAGGAAGGGATTGCGCGTGACCGTTCCCGAAGATTCCAGTTTTCGCTCCAGTTCTTCCAGCGCGATCACGGCCGGAAATGCAGGAGAGATCTGTACGGAGTTGCGGCCACAGAGCACGACGGACTGTGAGGCGTTTCCTCCGTTAAGCCAGTCGCGCCGTCCCTGGACACACGCCGGGCACTGACTCTTGTCGCGAAGGTTTGCCAGGTTCATCTGCCGCAGAGATCCGTCCCACACATCAACGATCGACAATTGAGGGGGAACGAGGTCTTTCCGCCCCGCCAGAATCTTGAGCACCGTCGCCGCCTGCAGGGCTGTCACCATATGAATCGCGGGTGCAATTACGCCTGCCGAATCACACGTTTCGATCGAGCCCGCATCGGGTGGAACTTCGATGACACAACGAAGACAGGCTGACTCGTGAGGAAAGATCGCCATGGTCTGTCCGTGACTGCCAACGCACCCGGCGTAGACCCAGGGAATCCCTGTTTCCAGAGAGACGTCATTGATGAGGAATCGAATCTCGAAGTTGTCGGTCCCATCGACAATCAGGTCGACGTCTTTCGCGAACTCACGAATGTTTCGCCAATCAATGTCGGCCACGTGGGGCTCAATCGTTACCTGCGAATTGACACGGGCCAGTTTCTTCGCCGCCACAACAGACTTCGGCAAATGTTCCGCAACATCCTGCTCATCAAACAAAACCTGCCTTTGCAGATTCGACAGATCAACGAAATCGCGGTCGACGATGCGAACAAATCCGACACCGGCTCGCACCAGCGTATCTGCCAGGACGGTCCCCAATGCCCCGCAGCCGCAAAGCAGGATGCGCGATTGGCAGATCCGCTGCTGACCCTCAGCCCCGATTCCGGCGAACCGGACCTGGCGGCTATACCGTTCCAGCGAATCCGGTGCGGGCGTATCCACTGATGTCGAGCGATCTGCCGTCACGATAGATCCCAGCCTTTCTTATTAAACCGCCGACGCGCAAACCTGCGGTGGGGCAGGGCGGGGCATCTGCAACGACGCGGAATTCTGAAGGTCAATTGAATGCCTCTGCGGGGATCCCCGACACGTGACATTGATCAGCGGTAATCTTACCGCGTGACCAGAGTGTCCGTTCCACCATCACGCGGAGAACCTCTTCGAGTTTGGCTTGAGCTTCAGGACTTTCCAGAATCCCGATCGCTCGGGCAATCGCTTCCAGGGTACACACCCCCGTCACGTGCCGCTGGACTCGAAGATGGTATTCCGTCGGGGGACCAGGGGGAAGTTTGACGTGGGGAATCCCCGCGAGCGCGGGCTCACGCCGTACGAATTTTTGCGTTTGCCGCCAGTTCGCGTCAGGAACAATCAACGCGACCGGTTCGGACAACGAGGCGACGAAGTCAGCATCCAAAACGGTCGCATGAGCACTCGGGTAGAGCAGGTAAGAACGTGTCCCCGGCTGATGCAGGCTCGCCCCGTCCAGTCGATCGTCAATGCGACCATGAATACGCAGCTCGCTGTTCGTCAGGGCCTTATTGACCAGCTTGGCGGTGTTCGTCGTGAGGGGCTGCTCCAGCGTGTGCATCAGGATCAGCACGCGAGTCTGGAGCGTGATTTCCGGAATCCACGCACAGAAGCAAAGTGGTTTGCGAATCTCGCAGCGTGGGCAACGGTGCGCTGCAATGAACTGTCGCATAACTTGTCCAGCACGATTCGAAGAGAAAGCACTGAAGCGGGCTGGCCATAAAGGCAAGCCCGCTTCATTCTGATTTTCAGTTTACACCGTCTGGAATGCTCGCGACACCCTGACGATCAATTCACCCGCATCAGTTGCTGGCAGCCTTGGCCGTGCGAACTGTTCGAGGCTGAATCTGTTCCTCAACCTTGGGGTCCTGTTCTCCTTCTTCGCGCTTCTCTTCGGCTTTCGCCATCGCCTGTGCGAGCAGTTGCTGTGCACCGAGGAGCTGGTCACGAGTGAAGTAAGGGGCTGGATTGGGATCGCCCAGATGTTCTTCCAATTTCTCGGCAAGTTCCTGGAACGACATTTTGTCGGTCAGGTGCCAGGCAGCAGCCTGAGCAGCCTGTCTGTCGACTTTCCCTGTTCCGACCTTCGCCAGCAGTTCATATAGAACGGGACTCGTGCTGACGCGGGACAGCGGGACAATTGTGTATTTGCTGGTAGGACCGGGCTCAGGCTTGCCGTGTTCGAGACAGACAGAGTTGAACGGGAGCGAAATGACCTTCTCGGCGGGGACTGAGAAGAACCCACCCCCACCACCGCCCATGCCACCCATACCGCCGCCACCACCCATGCCGCCCATACCGCCGCCACCGCCCATGCCGCCACCCATCTGCTGGCCGCCGCCGCCTCCCATGCCCCCATACCGCCGCCACCCATCCCCCCATGCCGCCACCGCCCATGCCCCCATGCCCCCGCCAAATTGCGAATGGATGGAGACACCGGCGACTGCGTCGGGAATCTTGACGGTCAAAGGTTTATCTGTTTTGTTCTCGATGAGGACAGTCCCCCCCATCGCATCACGGGGGATCAGCTTGACGGTGACCTGTTTGGCTTCAACCGCCTCGAACAGATCGACCTTCTCTGCTGTGGGGTCGAATTTGGGGTTCTTGATTGGCCGTTTGCTGGCTTTGGTCGCCTTGCTGGCAGCGGAAAGTTCGATGGGAAGCGATGCGGCGACAATGATTGCCAGGGACGTTAATCCGCAGGCGAACAGCAACGCGACGGGACGACGGGCCATCGAAAATTCCTTTCGCACACTCAAGTGACCAAGAATGGAGACGATTCTGATCGTCAAGGGAGTCCACTCTGCCACGACAAAACATCTGAAATCTATGCTCAGATTGTAAGCCTGAGCCAGAGACGACCACAATCAAAACTTTTTCGGAATGACAATTTTTCCCGCATGAATGCGGATTGTGCGCAACGTGGTCCCTACAGTCGCGCACAGCTTTCGAGAGAGATCCTTTTCCTATCATCGACCGTTGTCCGGAAGCACCGTGAAATGGATTATGAAAGGCCGATTAGCCGTTACTTCCGGTCTCAATCGCTACAAACCGGACCGGACTGAGAGAGGGGATTGCTGAGACGTTCAGACTTTAGTAGGTTAAGCGAATGGATCATCTCGTCAGGAGGCTCACAACATGTCCCGGCATAATTCCGACCGCGGTCGTCTCGCGGTGACATGGCTGGCGACGGCGTTCGTCGTTGTGATTGGTGCCGCCGCATCGGCGTTCGTCATTATCGCTGCCACGGACCAGAGGGAGCAGCCGCTGATTGTCTGGGGAGCCTCATTCGCAGGACTCAGTTTCATCCTCTTCCTGATGAACCTCCGTTGGGACCGCCCCGTCGGGAAGCTGCAGACCTGGCTCTTCGCACAACATCGCAGTGACCCCACCGACGAATATCGCGCCGCGAGACGACGTATCCAGTCGCGAGAAAAGTACGGTAACAACGGGCCTCCCACGCTCGAAACCGTCCGTGACGCCGCCGATTTCAACGGAGCCTGGGCACCGCGTTCCTCAGGCGGATCGCATTCCCGCCGTGAAGGGAAGTAACCGACCACGCAGCAGGAACGTGCAAACAAAAGCGAGTCAGCCCTTTGTTTCCGGCCGAAAGTTCTGACCGGCCAAGAGCGAACTGCGCGGTGCACCTGCGTGAGCACAATCGATCCAGCAAGGCCGGGTAGCGCCGGTTGACGCGTCTTCGCGGCTACCGGGGCGGCGTCAGCCGCAAGAGGTCCCCTCAGAGGTTTCTACCGAAGCCGTTCTCAATCCCTTCGTCCCACATTATTCCGAACAAACAACGATAAACGAGTTCAGTCGGGCCTGCACTCGAATTCTTTCGAGCCCAACTAATTACACGGACAAGTACGCAGCGTCGTCGTAAGAAAGACGACGCCCTCTACACTCGCTGCGCAGAATTCGCTGCGTACAGAGTGAAGATGTCGTCCATCGATCGTCGCAGCCCTCTTTTCAAATGTCAGCGCAACCTCGGAAGACTACCCTGAGGAGTGAAGTGATTCACAACTCTCCGCAGCACCAGACAGAGTCGTCAGCGACCCGTCGCTCCGAGTGTGGCATCTGCCACGGGACTGAACGGCGAAAGCGCCACTCGGTCCCGGCTTACATTCCGACGAAAGTCTACGCCTTCCCTTTGCGTTCCGATGGAGGTTGCTTCCACTGCTTCAGTTGCTGACGCAGTTCCTTCAAGGTGAGTGCAGGAATCGGCAAATGGAGCAGCGGTTCAGAATCGGGGGGTGCGGTATCACCCGACTCGTGAACCCGGTTCAGTTCCTCTTCAAGAGTCCGCAACCACGCGGGGATATCAATTCCAGATCCGGACGTCGTTTTGAGATACTCTTCCACCGAGACCTGAAGTGCCTGGAATGCGGGTGATTCGGTCTTCCCCGCATCAGCATCTTCGCAAGCAGGCCTGATTCGGGCGAGCATGTGATTGACCGACAGCGGCTTAACGAAGCGTTCCTGCAGATGATTCGCCACAGAAGGCATCCGCATTCCGTACTTTTTCTGAAGCATTTCCAGACGCTGCAGGTGATTGTCCGCCATCTCTTCTGTTTTCAGTGAGATCACGTCTTCCCAGATCGTCGCCGCTTCGGTCTTGCCCAGTCGCGCCAGAACTTCGTGGGCCACCGTGACCGGCAGCATGTTCCAGGCATCACGGTCGTAGGCCGTTTCCAGCCGCAGGAAGTCAAGCAGCGAATAGAAATGTTCGCCGTAGTCCGACTGCGTGGTCGTCGTGTTGTATTCGAGAAAGCGGTCAAACTTTTCGACGACCACCTGATAGATCAGATTCAACTGCTCGGCGGCTTCCTCGCGATCAATCGTTCCGCTGCGTAAGTCGTCCAGCAGCTTGATGGGATGCAGGGGGTCTTCGTTTTCCTCCAGATGCGTGAGGAAATGGTCGACGCCGCTGTGGAGAATTGCACGGACGTTACCCAGTGTGAGCAACCGTGCATTCAGGATGTACGAACCATACGTCTTGACGAATTCGGCCGTCTCTTCCCACAGAGGTTCCACTTTCAACGCTTCCACGGTCGAAAGGCGCATCGTGTTGCTGTGCTCAAGCCATTCATCGATGTAGTACTCGACGATCGTCCCGACGATTTCGATCAGATCTTCATCGCTGAAACGTCCACCCTTCCAGTCACCGGAAACCTTGATGACGCACTCCAGCGTATAGCGCAAGGCGATCCGGAACAGCCGGTCGAACTCGGTCACCGCCATCCCCTTCGGACGCGATGCCCGTTCCATCTGACGAGCAGTCTTCAGCAGTTGCCAGGTCTCTTTCAACAGACCGAGCTGAGGCAAATGAGCTAGCAGGAACCGGATGACCATCTGCATCGATCGGGCGGTCAGAATCTGCTTGGGTTCGCCCCCATGTTCGAGAGGAACATAGAGCAGGGGCTTGCTTTGCAGAGACCTGAGCAGTCCCGGCAGGACACGACGAACTTCGTCTTCGTTCCGCTGCATGACGCCGCGATAGATGTCGATGATCCGTACATCATCGGCATTGGTTTTGACCGTGTCATCGGCTGGGGAAAGGGCACATGCCAGACACCACTGAGCCGAACGGCAACTGAGCGCCGTCTGGATCGTTGTCTGGATCAGGAACAGCTTCGTCTGCAGTTGTGTGTCGTACTCGATGTTCACATCGTGTTCGGCACTCGCCTGCCCGATCTCCTGCTTCCACAGTCGCTCAATCAGGCGTGTCAGGTCGGCCTGCACTTCAATCGAATGGCGCAGCCAGTGACGCAGTGATTCCGCCTGAGCCAGCCTCAGTTCCTTCACCGCATTGGACTGAGGGTCGACAGGCACAACCTCACGTTCCACGGCGAGCGTCGCCCCCATCTGATACAGCTGGGCGATCGTACGCAGGAACTTCAGGCGCGGTTCGAGTTCGCGTTCGATGAGTTCAAACTCGGTGGCGCGGTGGAAGGCTGGCCGGTCGTCCATGGTCTCGCCCTCCTGACCATCATCCGCACTGTCCCGGTAGACCATCCCTTCATAAGCGGCATCGAACAGTTCGTCCTCTTCATCGCGGATTGGTTCTTCTCCCATCCCGCTCACTTCCTCAGACGACTCTGCTTCAGAGGACTTGCGAAATTCCGTAATCGACGTTGTCGCGGGCGCTGACCACAACTCGCCCGCGTTCGCTTCGAGGTAGTCGAACATTCTGCGGATCAGCGGCCAGGGGTCTTCTTTGGTCATCGAGCCCTTGTCGACGACGATCCCCATCCACCAAAGCAGCAGGTCTTCGAACGACATATGGCCGGCTTCCAGCCCGACTTCTTCCTGCTGGCTCAGCCACTGCATCAGCAGGCCCAGCGCGGCAACAGTGTCGCGCCGCTCAAGCAACGCAGAAACCACTTGCGCATACGCTTTGGCACTGTCAAACTTTTCGACATGTTCGCGCCAGAACTGGATGTCACCAGCCGCTTCTCCCGCTGTCCGCCATTCCGCCAGAGCCTGAGCGACATGCGAGGCCGAATCAAGACTCTCCCTTGCGGCCACACGGGGAAGGTCATGCACAGTCGAGGATCCAAACCGGTCCCAGAACTCGGCGAGTGCTTCGTAGCGGACCGAGATGGTGGCGGCCATTTTGGTTTCGCCCCGCGCGGCCGCTTCTTCCCAGGTGCGGGTATAAGCGTCCAGCAGCGCCTCCATCATGTGCAGCAGAATCTCGACCCGCTGATCGGGAACACTGTCTTCCCGCGATGAAAACAACGGAAACAACCCCTGAAATCCCAGAATATTCCAGGGATCGACCAGAGCCCCACACTCGATTCCCCGGTGCAGATACTCTTCGGCTTCCGCCAGCAGGTGCATCGCCTCGGAAATCTTGCCGAGTTCCACAACGCGACGGGCACCGTGGACGCGACAGAGAACTTCGCACTCAAACCGGGCCGACGCGCAGGGGATGACTGCCGCCTGACGCAGACTCGCTTCGGGATAGCCCATCCGCGCAAATAAGTGGGCCAGCTGCCGACGCTGGACTTGTTGAGTCCCATAGTTCGCGAGGTACATGTTCAACGACTGCCGGACATGCCCGAACGGCTGGCGAGTCGTCTTCGCGTGCTTTTTCAGGCGTTTGGCGCGTGCCCCCGTGGCACTCTCCAGCAACCAGGAATAAAACCGGTCCCGCTGGCGAGCAACTCGTGGCAGCAGCGACGTGAGCGTGACACTGGAATCGTGGCATTCCGGGCCATCCCCGCTGATCGCCGACGCCATGAGGATCGTTCCGCATAGGACTGCGGACATGTCGAACAGCACTTCTTCAGACGCCACTCGCTTTTGCTTCTGTTGCCAGTCGATCAGCGAATCAATGATGACGCGACGAACGACGAACCGCTGATAACGGCCTTTCAAATCGATCTGGTGCGGATCCCACTCCCCGAACAGATAGTTGGTTCGCTTGTTGACAGGGTGGGAATGATCGTGAGCCCGAGGGTCCAGCGCCAGTTCTTCAAGCTGGTTAAAGTCGAAGTACGCTTCGGCCAGCATGTCTTCGGGGACTTTGGCCAGCAGGTCCAGAGCCCCCTGGATCAGCGTCTGATACGGTCCGTGTGCGACGCCCGCGTTCCGCAGGTAAAGCGGCCAGGGACGAACTCGCTCGTGCGAGTACAGGTCCATCTTGCGACCGTTTTCCAGCACCGCAATCGGACGGAATCCGACAAAATCGTTAAGTCGATTCAGGGAACCCTGAACGATCCCGTCCCGGTCGTCCCACGGCGGTCCCTGCTGCAGCACCGCTTCGAACACTTTTGCCAGGAAAAATGGCTGCTCATATTCGGATTCGTTCAAATGAGCCAGCAAGTCCCGATGATGAGTCCGGTAGGCGGGAAGCACATCATTGAAAACGAGATTCAGCACTGATTCGGCCTGAGCCACGTCCCGGAATGCGGGCGCAGTCTCTTTCAATTGCGTAAGGAGGGCGCGCAGCGCTCCCGGAACCTTCGTCCAGGTCTGGCTGGCGACAAGCTCGTTCAATTGACGTTGAAACTTCGGGTCAGGTCGGCCGCCGGAGAAGTTGAGATAGCCGAGTAACTCTTGTGCTGTCGTCATATCGGTTTGGGAAAGATTCAAAGTCCCGGTCCCCCGGCCATAAACGTCGTCAGCTCTTTTCAGCAAGGTCCGTGGAAAAGACACCTCCTCCACAAATCTTGCCAAGTCCATGCAATACAATACGGGACTTGTCAGCCTGTAAGCAAACCCGTCTGCCGTCGTTCCCCGGATAAATCTGGTTCTGTCTTAAGCCGCCACAGTTTTGACTCATTCCACGAACCATTGTTGCCGATTGTTCCGATAATGACCTTTCTGCGGTTCCTCTCCGTCCTGCGGCGATCTCAAAACAGGACGATTAGGGAAGCTGGAACGATTGCCTTCTTGAACTCTGGCAGGAAACTTCGGTATGGCGACAACCTCGCGGTCCACCGGAAGATCGATCGAGCAGCGGATTAACGCCATTTTCGGGTCTCCCTGGTTGTGGGGAACAGCGATCACCTGCGGATTTTACGCGCTTCTTCCATATCTCCCTGTCTACCAGGAAGATATGAAGCGCTACTTCACCGCGCACTGGATCGAATATGCCACAACGGGACTGTTCTTTATTGGACTGTCCACATTGTTTGGCAAGCTGATGCGGATTCCGACCGAACGGAGCGCGCTGCGGGCCGATCTACTCGAGGGGCTGAGCCTCGACGGAGTCCCCGACGCCGAAGTCTGCGCGGATCGAATTCAAACGCATTTGAATCTCGTCGCCAAACGAAGTGAAGACACCCACCTGGTCCGCCGGGTTCGCGAAGCGTGCGACTATGTCTCCAGCCGACGATCCGCGGAAGGTCTGGAAGGCTACCTCACTTACCTGGCGGAACTCAGCAGTGGCCGCCTGCACGATGGCTACGCACTGATCCGGACGATCACCTGGGCTGTCCCGATCCTGGGCTTCCTCGGTACCGTCATCGGAATCACGATGGCGATCGCGAATATTACCCCCGACAAACTGGAATCGTCACTCCCTGAGGTGACTGCGGGACTGGCTGTCGCCTTCGATACAACGGCGCTTTCACTCGCCTTGTCGATGATTCTGGTCTTTGTCACCTTCATCGTGGAACGTTCCGAGCACCAGACTCTGGACGATATCGAAGATTTCGGCGTCAAACGCATTCTGCGGCTGTTCCCCGCCACTGCAGCCACCGTCTCTTCTCCTCTCACTCTCGCAGAACAACAGGCGGCAGAACAACTTCTGTCCCGCTCTGAAGGCATGATCAACTGGCAGATGGAACTCTGGCAGACATCGCTCGAATCGCTTCGTGAACGCTGGGCAGGAACACTCTCCAAGCAGCAGGAATACCTCGATCAGGCTCTTCAAACCGGCTTGACGAATGCCCTGGTGGATCATTCGCAACAGATGGCCACGGTCCGGTCGGAATTCATGACCGCTTTCCAGTCCGCATCCACATCGATCGGACAACAGCTTAACGAAGCCCGTACGGCGCTGGCAGAACAACAGAGACTGGGCTGTGAGCAAATCGCCCGCACTTGGGACCAGTTCCGAAATGAGATTACTCAAACACGGGATGAGTACGCACAGCAGCTCACCGCATTGACCCAGGAAATTTCAGCGGAAGTCGGCGGCTGGCAGAATCAGTTGGAGACATCGACCACGGCGATGACCCGTCAGTTCGAGGAATTGCGACAGCAGGGAGATGTCTTCCTGAAGCTCACCGAAAACGAATCCGAGCTGGTCCGTCTCGAAAGCCGACTCGCCGAAAACCTCGAAGCGGTCAAGGTGGTCGAATCCCTCGAACATACGCTGCTGAACCTGAACGCCGCCGTCAACTTGTTAACCGCACGAGCAAAAACAAAGGCTGCCTGAACCGAAGTGAATGACTGATTCCCCAATCCGCCTCACTTTCGTATTCGTACTAGCAAGACCCTCCGATGAGCCGCCGATCGAAGGAAACACTTTCTGTCCAGCTCTTCCCGTTCCTGGCCGTGCTCGTCTGCACGATGGGAGCGTTGATCTTCCTATTGCTGGTCACGACTCGTGAGATTCGGCAACGCGTTGTCGCTTTCGCCGCCTATCAGGAGGAATCTCGAAAACGTCCGTCGCGACCGGCCGTCATCGAAGAGCCTCCCGCCACGGAGGCTCCGCTTCCCATCCCTGAAGAGGTCATAGAACCAGTCACCCCGGCCGTTAACCGTTATGAGCTTGCTCTCGCCGAACGGGAACGGGAACTCGAACAGTTGAAGGCCGAGTGGCGTCTTCGCGTCAGCGAACTCGAAAGTGACCTCGAACGACGACGCAATGAGGTCGCCCAGCGCAAGTCGCGACTTGACGGCACGCTGGAAAACGCGGCGCTGCTGGAAGCAGAGATCAAAAAGCTCGAAGAACAACTGGGCGAACTCGCCGGCGAAGCAGCCGCCTTCATGCTGAGCACGGATGAGGCAGAACGCGTGACGCTCGAACAGCAGATCGCCGACTTAAAGAAACAAATCCGCGCTGCGCAAGTCGCTGATGCCACGGACGAGAGTGACCGCTTCCAGGTCGTTCCGTTCGACCCCCAAACCGGCACCAGCCGACGCCCGATTTTTATCGAATGTTGTGCCGCCGGCATTCGCTTTCTTCCCGAGGATATCCTGATCACGGCTCAGGACATGGAAGGATTCACCACCCGCGCCAACCCGCTGGCGGCGGGGACCGGAGCTCTCGTCAACTACTGGAGCGTCTGGAATTCC is from Schlesneria sp. DSM 10557 and encodes:
- a CDS encoding ThiF family adenylyltransferase: MTADRSTSVDTPAPDSLERYSRQVRFAGIGAEGQQRICQSRILLCGCGALGTVLADTLVRAGVGFVRIVDRDFVDLSNLQRQVLFDEQDVAEHLPKSVVAAKKLARVNSQVTIEPHVADIDWRNIREFAKDVDLIVDGTDNFEIRFLINDVSLETGIPWVYAGCVGSHGQTMAIFPHESACLRCVIEVPPDAGSIETCDSAGVIAPAIHMVTALQAATVLKILAGRKDLVPPQLSIVDVWDGSLRQMNLANLRDKSQCPACVQGRRDWLNGGNASQSVVLCGRNSVQISPAFPAVIALEELERKLESSGTVTRNPFLVRLTLNNPSYELTIFRDGRAIIQGTDDINVARGLYARFIG
- a CDS encoding tRNA-uridine aminocarboxypropyltransferase — encoded protein: MRQFIAAHRCPRCEIRKPLCFCAWIPEITLQTRVLILMHTLEQPLTTNTAKLVNKALTNSELRIHGRIDDRLDGASLHQPGTRSYLLYPSAHATVLDADFVASLSEPVALIVPDANWRQTQKFVRREPALAGIPHVKLPPGPPTEYHLRVQRHVTGVCTLEAIARAIGILESPEAQAKLEEVLRVMVERTLWSRGKITADQCHVSGIPAEAFN
- a CDS encoding MotA/TolQ/ExbB proton channel family protein — translated: MATTSRSTGRSIEQRINAIFGSPWLWGTAITCGFYALLPYLPVYQEDMKRYFTAHWIEYATTGLFFIGLSTLFGKLMRIPTERSALRADLLEGLSLDGVPDAEVCADRIQTHLNLVAKRSEDTHLVRRVREACDYVSSRRSAEGLEGYLTYLAELSSGRLHDGYALIRTITWAVPILGFLGTVIGITMAIANITPDKLESSLPEVTAGLAVAFDTTALSLALSMILVFVTFIVERSEHQTLDDIEDFGVKRILRLFPATAATVSSPLTLAEQQAAEQLLSRSEGMINWQMELWQTSLESLRERWAGTLSKQQEYLDQALQTGLTNALVDHSQQMATVRSEFMTAFQSASTSIGQQLNEARTALAEQQRLGCEQIARTWDQFRNEITQTRDEYAQQLTALTQEISAEVGGWQNQLETSTTAMTRQFEELRQQGDVFLKLTENESELVRLESRLAENLEAVKVVESLEHTLLNLNAAVNLLTARAKTKAA
- a CDS encoding Tex family protein, producing the protein MTDQHQPRDVDVKRVAAELHLRYDQVQQTVQLLDDGNTVPFITRYRKERTGNLHEEQIRAIQERVLSLRHLAERAADILRLIEAQGKLTPQLKSEIEQADSLKRLDDLYLPYRPKRRSRATMAKERGLEPLADAIWNQTITQAELPGNAARYVSAEKELPDQSKVLEGAADIIAERIGDDANLRELCRKIARETGRLASFGTKSADQSHPEFRDYFEYTEPVSKIPPHRILALNRGEELKALRVSFNWDDDRALKVTRDHLKIDQHRCREFMTECALDALGRFIQPALDREFRRDLTEKAERHAISVFAQNLRNLLLQPPLHNQRVLAIDPGFRTGCKLAVLDEVGGVVVVDVMYILSDEKKQESKAKLASLIREHRCQVIVIGNGTACRETEELVAELISTDCPEAKYIVVNEAGASIYSTSAVAQQEFPQLDATARGTISIGRRLQDPLSELVKIEPQHIGVGMYQHDLNIKQLKETLDQVVESCVNYVGVDINRASSSLLAHVSGFNQLLARRVVEFREKQGSFTNRQQLLNVPGIGPATFTQAAGFLKLDGDEPLDNTWIHPESYDIARKLLARCSLSPDDVRPMADRSALKERLSGVIAARFADEVGCGIPTLEDMLEDLQRPGRDPRADLPPPVFRRGILSLNDIEVGMELQGTVLNVVDFGAFVDVGLKDSALVHISQLSTQFVRSPHDVVSIGDVIKVWVLSVDRDRKRVGLTMIPPGVSEAVATPQSGATAVRSPEPNRRTVVPKPKSSAIESKPRQAGLMKGFDELKQKWQQSKD
- a CDS encoding HpcH/HpaI aldolase/citrate lyase family protein produces the protein MRKNSVKAALKAGLPQVGTWLSLGNVFAARLMARVGFPWLTVDLEHSPIGWDNAGQLFGAVADAGCICLARVPRGDHDYIKRVLDAGAHGIVVPMVNTVAEAKLAIAAAKYPPTGNRSVGGGMHAMNFNATAGDYYKYANDEVLVVLQTESPEGVRNAEEIYSLPGVDAIFVGPNDLSFQMRGPDGKDPSPEEFEAMLQKILSIGKKCGTPVGLHVQTVEAAQMRIEQGWQFIALGSELRFMVSEAQRTVEGLGLTKSGDLARY